The following coding sequences lie in one Crassostrea angulata isolate pt1a10 chromosome 10, ASM2561291v2, whole genome shotgun sequence genomic window:
- the LOC128166890 gene encoding rap guanine nucleotide exchange factor 6-like isoform X16, protein MYTTQYHRQSPGFVPSGQGEGRGKMVTHSDIQFIKCLQKFPHQRTDQDLDLVYSYLHGMEALSSLREPALRALCRTVRYEYHDANDILYCQGELSTCWYILLSGSVFIEGSMFLPRSSFGKRTPGCTRRASECLILEPSEMIVIDYPDVQIMKNSRSGQCNNVNINRMFDLEHEDQKLRKMHCDTAVEQLPPDYKNEMLYSRSEMQMKRSSRASDTSSAYSGSDMMQSSIDDQENQDMDLTGMQEGYVDSDEEEDKLSNTESIRDAVQECLQKEPKDRTEDDIETLLEFIQHFRAFANMTQPIRRELCAVMVFAVIEQRGTVVMKDGEELDSWSVILNGQVEIVHPEGSAEFLQMGDSFGISPTLDKMYHKGTMKTLLDDCQFVCIAQEDYHRILDKGKENTEKHVEEGQVVMVTEHRVFDNGSRKGQIVIRGTPDHLMQHLVQEHSNVDRTYVEDFLLCFRIFIKDPMELADRLKIWFETPSYRNKVIRVVLFWVNNHFVDFETDAPLCEFLESFEGLLEREDMTGQLRLLNIACAAKAQTRNITLTRATREEVLHFSVLGGQERGCGIFISKVEKGSKAYEAGLKRGDQILEVNGASLSNVSHNRALELLRGTTHLSLNVKCNLLDFKELLEVPDKRMSKEDTPTLNKRSSTGDLESKTPKCEKKEKRDKKKFYTLGKHNVFNYIGGKILSKMPSTSNLGNSESLNRSDESLYKGPSSRSRLPSASSLTTLGVQSQHLSASNPDLSALTVEESIKEYPDLVVKVYKADQTFKYLLISKETNAREVVLQALQEFGITEPSSNFSLCEVTVENENLVKQKRLPDSMTNLPDRASLNGRYYLKNNMNTETLVPDELRGDLIKEAQITILQLRTTEVASQLTLDDFKVFASIQPTEYIDKLFNIKSKYGIPNLEKFVELVNKEMYWVITEVCSEPNVVKRMRIIKQFIKIAKHCKDCKNFNSMFSILSGLDKVYVSRLRNTWEKLSKKDLKTYDDLKELIDPSKNMSKYRSYVGSEHVQPPMLPLFPVAMKDLTFLKDGNDTKVDGLINFEKFRMIAKEIRHLCSMCSAKYDVNNMFLGPQSMIESSWIMGMATMKRVKNRRGSALPNAKKMYEEAQMVRRVKSYLSNIKVIYDEDKLREMSYQCEPDTKVRRVEHSPSVPNITIPKDDKAAAIPTGPKFGAESPQAIQKLMGLSTSVKPHKSHYPHTPAPSGVTSPSLSSGRRLPTSPRHSAALRSHPVQLSPESSSFVSLSNFVNHRRPQRTGSQTSQSSLTSNESSSTDTTQVSQGSSHPQYARLSNNHHESPDSGRHSMISTAYDTQSTTSAGSSNSLSSHSPPPHFRRQGPQTAPPFLHQHSTPPLPQARARPPLPPYNVVMQNSPAYSHIIHQTYTKVRRPPLPDYQSATQMAQLARQKHYWQMERSHSHEGVVGYCNGQAPYYRVSDDEEEEQVSAV, encoded by the exons TTTTGGTAAAAGAACACCAGGATGTACCCGCCGGGCCAGCGAATGTCTCATTCTGGAGCCCTCCGAGATGATTGTT atCGATTATCCTGATGTCCAGATTATGAAAAACAGTCGCAGTGGACAATGTAACAATGTCAACATCAACCGAATGTTTGATTTAGAGCACGAAGaccaaaaattaagaaaaatgcatTGCGACACAGCAGTGGAACAG CTTCCACCGGATTACAAAAACGAAATGTTATATTCACGGAGTGAAATGCAAATGAAGAGAAGTTCCCGAGCCAGCGATACATCCAGTGCTTACTCTGGCTCCGACATGATGCAGTCTTCCATTGATGACCAAGAAAACCAGGACATGGACCTCACTGGGATGCAAGAGGGCTACGTGGACTCCGACGAGGAGGAGGACAAATTGTCCAATACGGAG TCTATACGAGATGCAGTCCAAGAATGTCTCCAGAAAGAACCAAAAGACCGAACAGAAGATGACATTGAAACACTGCTGGAGTTCATTCAGCATTTCAGG GCGTTTGCCAACATGACACAGCCTATTCGCCGTGAGTTGTGCGCGGTGATGGTGTTTGCTGTGATTGAGCAGCGTGGGACTGTTGTGATGAAGGATGGAGAGGAACTGGATTCTTGGTCAGTCATTCTCAATGGCCAGGTTGAAATCGTCCACCCAGAGGGGTCCGCAGAGTTTCTCCAAATGGGAGACAG TTTTGGGATTTCCCCAACCCTGGATAAGATGTATCACAAGGGGACAATGAAGACCTTGTTGGATGACTGTCAGTTTGTCTGTATAGCTCAGGAGGACTACCACAGGATTCTGGACAAG ggcAAAGAAAACACAGAGAAGCATGTGGAGGAAGGGCAGGTTGTAATGGTCACAGAACACAGGGTGTTTGATAATGGAAGCCGCAAAGGACAAATTGTTATCAGG GGAACACCGGACCACTTGATGCAGCATCTAGTGCAGGAGCACTCCAATGTTGACAGAACATATGTAGAGGACTTTCTGTTGTGTTTTCGAATCTTCATTAAAGATCCCATGGAATTAGCCGATAGATTGAAGATTTGGTTCGAGACACCAAGTTACAGAAATAAG gTGATAAGAGTGGTGTTATTCTGGGTCAACAACCACTTTGTGGACTTTGAAACCGATGCCCCTCTCTGTGAATTCCTGGAAAGCTTTGAGGGTCTTCTGGAGCGAGAG GATATGACGGGACAGCTTAGGCTGTTGAACATAGCTTGTGCCGCAAAGGCTCAGACCAGAAATATTACACTAACCCGCGCCACCAGAGAGGAGGTTTTGCACTTTTCTGTCCTTGGGGGACAGGAGAGGGGCTGTGGTATTTTTATTTCCAAAGTAGAAAAAGGCTCCAAAGCTTATGAGGCTGGCCTCAAAAGAGGAGACCag ATTTTGGAGGTAAATGGAGCCAGTCTGAGTAATGTCTCACACAATCGGGCACTGGAACTGCTAAGGGGAACAACTCATCTATCTCTTAATGTCAAATGCAACTTACTGG ACTTCAAGGAACTGCTAGAAGTACCAGACAAACGGATGAGTAAGGAGGACACACCTACCCTGAACAAAAGGTCCTCCACTGGAGACCTCGAGTCAAAAACCCCAAAATGTGAAAAGAAGGAGAAAAGAGACAAGAAAAAATTCTATACACTTGGCAAACATAATGTGTTCAATTATATTGGAGGAAAAATTCTCTCAAAAATGCCCTCCACAAGTAATTTAGGGAATAG TGAGAGCCTGAATCGGTCGGATGAGAGCCTGTACAAGGGCCCCTCCTCGAGATCTCGGCTGCCCTCGGCCAGTTCTCTGACCACACTAGGTGTTCAGTCCCAGCACCTTAGTGCTAGCAACCCAGACCTTTCTGCTCTGACAGTGGAGGAGAGCATAAAGGAATACCCAGACTTGGTTGTCAAAGTGTACAAAGCGGACCAGACATTTAAATACCTGCTCATCAGCAAG GAAACCAATGCTAGAGAGGTTGTGTTACAAGCACTGCAGGAGTTTGGAATCACAGAGCCTAGCAG CAATTTCTCATTGTGTGAAGTCACAGTGGAAAACGAGAATCTAGTCAAACAAAAACGCCTGCCAGACTCCATGACCAATCTCCCGGACCGAGCGAGCTTAAATGGAAG GTATTACCTCAAGAACAATATGAACACGGAGACCTTGGTCCCCGACGAGTTACGCGGGGATCTCATTAAGGAGGCTCAGATCACCATCCTTCAGCTCCGCACCACAGAGGTGGCCTCGCAGCTCACGCTGGACGACTTTAAGGTGTTCGCCAGCATTCAGCCCACCGAATACATTGACAAACTGTTCAACATCAAGTCCAAATATGGCATACCAAACCTGGAAAAGTTTGTGGAG cttGTTAATAAAGAAATGTATTGGGTTATAACAGAAGTCTGTTCAGAACCCAACGTTGTCAAGAGAATGAGAATCATCAAACAGTTTATCAAGATTGCAA agCATTGTAAGGACTGCAAGAATTTTAACTCCATGTTTTCAATACTAAGTGGGCTTGACAAAGTGTACGTCAGTCGATTGCGCAACACTTGggaaaaattatctaaaaaggATTTGAAGACATATGAT GACTTAAAAGAATTGATTGATCCATCTAAAAACATGTCCAAGTACAGAAGTTATGTTGGTAGTGAACATGTACAACCACCAATG CTTCCATTGTTTCCTGTGGCAATGAAGGATTTGACTTTCTTAAAAGATGGAAACGACACAAAAGTGGATGGACTGATAAACTTTGAAAAGTTCAGAATGATAGCGAAAGAAATTCGCCACCTGTGCTCTATGTGTTCAGCAAAATAT GATGTGAATAACATGTTTCTCGGCCCACAAAGTATGATTGAGAGTTCTTGGATCATGGGAATGGCCACCATGAAAAGGGTAAAGAACAGGCGAGGGTCTGCTCTCCCCAACGCCAAGAAGATGTACGAGGAGGCCCAGATGGTTCGAAGGGTGAAGTCCTACCTCAGCAACATCAAGGTTATCTATGATGAGGACAAACTCCGGGAAATGTCCTACCAGTGTGAACCGGACACTAAAG TACGGAGAGTTGAACATTCTCCAAGTGTTCCCAATATCACCATCCCAAAGGATGACAAAGCAGCTGCCATACCAACAGGTCCAAAGTTTG GTGCTGAATCTCCCCAAGCAATCCAGAAACTGATGGGATTGTCCACCTCAGTCAAACCTCATAAATCTCATTACCCCCACACCCCTGCTCCGTCGGGGGTGACAAGTCCGTCCCTAAGCTCTGGGCGACGACTACCCACATCTCCCCGACACTCCGCGGCCCTACGGTCCCATCCAGTTCAACTGTCACCTGAGAGTTCATCCTTCGTCAGTCTTAGTAATTTTGTAAATCACCGCAGGCCCCAGCGTACTG GCTCACAAACATCCCAATCATCCTTGACCTCCAACGAGTCGAGTTCAACAGACACAACACAAGTCAGCCAGGGCTCATCACACCCCCAGTACGCGCGGCTGTCCAACAACCACCACGAGTCTCCTGACTCAGGCCGACACAGCATGATCTCCACAGCTTACGATACTCAGAGCACCACCTCAGCCGGCTCCAGTAACAGTCTGTCCAGTCACTCCCCCCCACCCCACTTCCGGCGCCAGGGCCCCCAGACCG CACCGCCCTTTCTCCATCAACATAGTACTCCACCTCTGCCCCAGGCTCGGGCGAGGCCACCGCTACCGCCCTATAATGTTGTCATGCAAAATTCACCAG CCTATAGCCATATTATCCATCAAACGTACACTAAAGTTCGTCGGCCACCCCTGCCTGATTACCAATCTGCTACCCAAATGGCCCAACTAGCTCGCCAGAAGCATTATTGGCAGATGGAACGATCTCATTCACATGAAGGGGTTGTAGGATACTGCAATGGGCAGGCACCTTATTACCGAGTCTCTGATGATG AAGAAGAGGAACAGGTGTCTGCAGTGTGA
- the LOC128166890 gene encoding rap guanine nucleotide exchange factor 2-like isoform X7, with protein MFFYIVGNSNLSGNDENQQIDVQGSGPIHEQLSAIKSQNSLEKYHIPKPELSNLMCSGQENDVSRSLGIPTTLDAGSFSEVQELGVLDSPSKEVCVCCREHSGSESELDRMDYMCEHRTSASEKLNSCCCLLKSLSGDANGAENLCVQKMYESSSGKPVRYATRVHAEFAPNKVRPKSMCSVGTRCEMRSPRIQPDIRIENDDGVWSLSDSSVNFESFGKRTPGCTRRASECLILEPSEMIVIDYPDVQIMKNSRSGQCNNVNINRMFDLEHEDQKLRKMHCDTAVEQLPPDYKNEMLYSRSEMQMKRSSRASDTSSAYSGSDMMQSSIDDQENQDMDLTGMQEGYVDSDEEEDKLSNTESIRDAVQECLQKEPKDRTEDDIETLLEFIQHFRAFANMTQPIRRELCAVMVFAVIEQRGTVVMKDGEELDSWSVILNGQVEIVHPEGSAEFLQMGDSFGISPTLDKMYHKGTMKTLLDDCQFVCIAQEDYHRILDKGKENTEKHVEEGQVVMVTEHRVFDNGSRKGQIVIRGTPDHLMQHLVQEHSNVDRTYVEDFLLCFRIFIKDPMELADRLKIWFETPSYRNKVIRVVLFWVNNHFVDFETDAPLCEFLESFEGLLEREISIESSRKFKADMTGQLRLLNIACAAKAQTRNITLTRATREEVLHFSVLGGQERGCGIFISKVEKGSKAYEAGLKRGDQILEVNGASLSNVSHNRALELLRGTTHLSLNVKCNLLDFKELLEVPDKRMSKEDTPTLNKRSSTGDLESKTPKCEKKEKRDKKKFYTLGKHNVFNYIGGKILSKMPSTSNLGNSESLNRSDESLYKGPSSRSRLPSASSLTTLGVQSQHLSASNPDLSALTVEESIKEYPDLVVKVYKADQTFKYLLISKETNAREVVLQALQEFGITEPSSNFSLCEVTVENENLVKQKRLPDSMTNLPDRASLNGRRTVPCVLRYYLKNNMNTETLVPDELRGDLIKEAQITILQLRTTEVASQLTLDDFKVFASIQPTEYIDKLFNIKSKYGIPNLEKFVELVNKEMYWVITEVCSEPNVVKRMRIIKQFIKIAKHCKDCKNFNSMFSILSGLDKVYVSRLRNTWEKLSKKDLKTYDDLKELIDPSKNMSKYRSYVGSEHVQPPMLPLFPVAMKDLTFLKDGNDTKVDGLINFEKFRMIAKEIRHLCSMCSAKYDVNNMFLGPQSMIESSWIMGMATMKRVKNRRGSALPNAKKMYEEAQMVRRVKSYLSNIKVIYDEDKLREMSYQCEPDTKVRRVEHSPSVPNITIPKDDKAAAIPTGPKFGAESPQAIQKLMGLSTSVKPHKSHYPHTPAPSGVTSPSLSSGRRLPTSPRHSAALRSHPVQLSPESSSFVSLSNFVNHRRPQRTGSQTSQSSLTSNESSSTDTTQVSQGSSHPQYARLSNNHHESPDSGRHSMISTAYDTQSTTSAGSSNSLSSHSPPPHFRRQGPQTAPPFLHQHSTPPLPQARARPPLPPYNVVMQNSPEEEEQVSAV; from the exons atgtttttctacattgtCGGCAATTCCAACCTATCTGGCAATGATGAGAATCAACAGATTGATGTACAGGGATCTGGACCTATCCATGAGCAGCTGTCAGCCATTAAAAGTCAAAACTCTCTGGAAAAATATCATATACCCAAGCCAGAGTTGTCTAACCTGATGTGCAGTGGCCAGGAGAACGATGTATCACGCTCACTGGGAATTCCAACTACTCTGGATGCTGGCAGCTTCAGCGAAGTTCAAGAACTTGGAGTTTTAGACTCTCCCTCAAAGGAAGTTTGTGTTTGTTGCCGGGAGCACAGTGGCTCAGAAAGTGAATTGGACAGGATGGATTATATGTGTGAACATAGAACTAGTGCATCCGAAAAGTTGAAttcttgttgttgtttgttaaaAAGTTTATCTGGTGATGCTAATGGAGCTGAAAATTTATGTGttcaaaaaatgtatgaatCATCGTCTGGTAAACCAGTTCGATATGCAACACGTGTGCATGCAGAATTTGCCCCAAACAAAGTGCGACCAAAAAGTATGTGTTCGGTGGGAACTAGATGTGAAATGAGATCGCCTAGAATACAGCCGGACATACGCATAGAAAATGATGATGGAGTCTGGTCTCTTTCAGACTCTAGTGTTAATTTTGAAAG TTTTGGTAAAAGAACACCAGGATGTACCCGCCGGGCCAGCGAATGTCTCATTCTGGAGCCCTCCGAGATGATTGTT atCGATTATCCTGATGTCCAGATTATGAAAAACAGTCGCAGTGGACAATGTAACAATGTCAACATCAACCGAATGTTTGATTTAGAGCACGAAGaccaaaaattaagaaaaatgcatTGCGACACAGCAGTGGAACAG CTTCCACCGGATTACAAAAACGAAATGTTATATTCACGGAGTGAAATGCAAATGAAGAGAAGTTCCCGAGCCAGCGATACATCCAGTGCTTACTCTGGCTCCGACATGATGCAGTCTTCCATTGATGACCAAGAAAACCAGGACATGGACCTCACTGGGATGCAAGAGGGCTACGTGGACTCCGACGAGGAGGAGGACAAATTGTCCAATACGGAG TCTATACGAGATGCAGTCCAAGAATGTCTCCAGAAAGAACCAAAAGACCGAACAGAAGATGACATTGAAACACTGCTGGAGTTCATTCAGCATTTCAGG GCGTTTGCCAACATGACACAGCCTATTCGCCGTGAGTTGTGCGCGGTGATGGTGTTTGCTGTGATTGAGCAGCGTGGGACTGTTGTGATGAAGGATGGAGAGGAACTGGATTCTTGGTCAGTCATTCTCAATGGCCAGGTTGAAATCGTCCACCCAGAGGGGTCCGCAGAGTTTCTCCAAATGGGAGACAG TTTTGGGATTTCCCCAACCCTGGATAAGATGTATCACAAGGGGACAATGAAGACCTTGTTGGATGACTGTCAGTTTGTCTGTATAGCTCAGGAGGACTACCACAGGATTCTGGACAAG ggcAAAGAAAACACAGAGAAGCATGTGGAGGAAGGGCAGGTTGTAATGGTCACAGAACACAGGGTGTTTGATAATGGAAGCCGCAAAGGACAAATTGTTATCAGG GGAACACCGGACCACTTGATGCAGCATCTAGTGCAGGAGCACTCCAATGTTGACAGAACATATGTAGAGGACTTTCTGTTGTGTTTTCGAATCTTCATTAAAGATCCCATGGAATTAGCCGATAGATTGAAGATTTGGTTCGAGACACCAAGTTACAGAAATAAG gTGATAAGAGTGGTGTTATTCTGGGTCAACAACCACTTTGTGGACTTTGAAACCGATGCCCCTCTCTGTGAATTCCTGGAAAGCTTTGAGGGTCTTCTGGAGCGAGAG ATCAGCATTGAATCAAGTAGAAAGTTTAAAGCG GATATGACGGGACAGCTTAGGCTGTTGAACATAGCTTGTGCCGCAAAGGCTCAGACCAGAAATATTACACTAACCCGCGCCACCAGAGAGGAGGTTTTGCACTTTTCTGTCCTTGGGGGACAGGAGAGGGGCTGTGGTATTTTTATTTCCAAAGTAGAAAAAGGCTCCAAAGCTTATGAGGCTGGCCTCAAAAGAGGAGACCag ATTTTGGAGGTAAATGGAGCCAGTCTGAGTAATGTCTCACACAATCGGGCACTGGAACTGCTAAGGGGAACAACTCATCTATCTCTTAATGTCAAATGCAACTTACTGG ACTTCAAGGAACTGCTAGAAGTACCAGACAAACGGATGAGTAAGGAGGACACACCTACCCTGAACAAAAGGTCCTCCACTGGAGACCTCGAGTCAAAAACCCCAAAATGTGAAAAGAAGGAGAAAAGAGACAAGAAAAAATTCTATACACTTGGCAAACATAATGTGTTCAATTATATTGGAGGAAAAATTCTCTCAAAAATGCCCTCCACAAGTAATTTAGGGAATAG TGAGAGCCTGAATCGGTCGGATGAGAGCCTGTACAAGGGCCCCTCCTCGAGATCTCGGCTGCCCTCGGCCAGTTCTCTGACCACACTAGGTGTTCAGTCCCAGCACCTTAGTGCTAGCAACCCAGACCTTTCTGCTCTGACAGTGGAGGAGAGCATAAAGGAATACCCAGACTTGGTTGTCAAAGTGTACAAAGCGGACCAGACATTTAAATACCTGCTCATCAGCAAG GAAACCAATGCTAGAGAGGTTGTGTTACAAGCACTGCAGGAGTTTGGAATCACAGAGCCTAGCAG CAATTTCTCATTGTGTGAAGTCACAGTGGAAAACGAGAATCTAGTCAAACAAAAACGCCTGCCAGACTCCATGACCAATCTCCCGGACCGAGCGAGCTTAAATGGAAG GCGTACTGTTCCATGTGTACTCAGGTATTACCTCAAGAACAATATGAACACGGAGACCTTGGTCCCCGACGAGTTACGCGGGGATCTCATTAAGGAGGCTCAGATCACCATCCTTCAGCTCCGCACCACAGAGGTGGCCTCGCAGCTCACGCTGGACGACTTTAAGGTGTTCGCCAGCATTCAGCCCACCGAATACATTGACAAACTGTTCAACATCAAGTCCAAATATGGCATACCAAACCTGGAAAAGTTTGTGGAG cttGTTAATAAAGAAATGTATTGGGTTATAACAGAAGTCTGTTCAGAACCCAACGTTGTCAAGAGAATGAGAATCATCAAACAGTTTATCAAGATTGCAA agCATTGTAAGGACTGCAAGAATTTTAACTCCATGTTTTCAATACTAAGTGGGCTTGACAAAGTGTACGTCAGTCGATTGCGCAACACTTGggaaaaattatctaaaaaggATTTGAAGACATATGAT GACTTAAAAGAATTGATTGATCCATCTAAAAACATGTCCAAGTACAGAAGTTATGTTGGTAGTGAACATGTACAACCACCAATG CTTCCATTGTTTCCTGTGGCAATGAAGGATTTGACTTTCTTAAAAGATGGAAACGACACAAAAGTGGATGGACTGATAAACTTTGAAAAGTTCAGAATGATAGCGAAAGAAATTCGCCACCTGTGCTCTATGTGTTCAGCAAAATAT GATGTGAATAACATGTTTCTCGGCCCACAAAGTATGATTGAGAGTTCTTGGATCATGGGAATGGCCACCATGAAAAGGGTAAAGAACAGGCGAGGGTCTGCTCTCCCCAACGCCAAGAAGATGTACGAGGAGGCCCAGATGGTTCGAAGGGTGAAGTCCTACCTCAGCAACATCAAGGTTATCTATGATGAGGACAAACTCCGGGAAATGTCCTACCAGTGTGAACCGGACACTAAAG TACGGAGAGTTGAACATTCTCCAAGTGTTCCCAATATCACCATCCCAAAGGATGACAAAGCAGCTGCCATACCAACAGGTCCAAAGTTTG GTGCTGAATCTCCCCAAGCAATCCAGAAACTGATGGGATTGTCCACCTCAGTCAAACCTCATAAATCTCATTACCCCCACACCCCTGCTCCGTCGGGGGTGACAAGTCCGTCCCTAAGCTCTGGGCGACGACTACCCACATCTCCCCGACACTCCGCGGCCCTACGGTCCCATCCAGTTCAACTGTCACCTGAGAGTTCATCCTTCGTCAGTCTTAGTAATTTTGTAAATCACCGCAGGCCCCAGCGTACTG GCTCACAAACATCCCAATCATCCTTGACCTCCAACGAGTCGAGTTCAACAGACACAACACAAGTCAGCCAGGGCTCATCACACCCCCAGTACGCGCGGCTGTCCAACAACCACCACGAGTCTCCTGACTCAGGCCGACACAGCATGATCTCCACAGCTTACGATACTCAGAGCACCACCTCAGCCGGCTCCAGTAACAGTCTGTCCAGTCACTCCCCCCCACCCCACTTCCGGCGCCAGGGCCCCCAGACCG CACCGCCCTTTCTCCATCAACATAGTACTCCACCTCTGCCCCAGGCTCGGGCGAGGCCACCGCTACCGCCCTATAATGTTGTCATGCAAAATTCACCAG AAGAAGAGGAACAGGTGTCTGCAGTGTGA